A window from Streptomyces sp. NBC_00335 encodes these proteins:
- a CDS encoding DUF2637 domain-containing protein: MTSHAYTPLPRTTAWDRAAIFALGAAGCALSYDALQQMAVAIHVRGYLTYLFPLVIDGFIAYGVRALLVLRTAPYRARLYVWTLFGTATTASIWANALHAIRLNQLTPPGGGLRLGDVTVGILSTLAPLALAGAVHLHILITRQSTTAPGSAFEPPADQDADQTTDPDPGTKEQAPAGPPEEPNAQPDEPRRIRIGRPPEAELNELLDLVRPAIEAHGKPTRDLVRSTIRDANLGISEKRLTQLMAALRADQTTADGPRPHPE; encoded by the coding sequence TTGACCTCACACGCCTACACACCTCTCCCCCGCACCACGGCCTGGGACCGGGCCGCGATCTTCGCCCTCGGCGCCGCCGGATGCGCGCTCTCGTACGACGCGCTCCAGCAGATGGCCGTCGCCATCCACGTCCGTGGGTACCTGACCTACCTCTTCCCGCTGGTGATCGACGGCTTCATCGCCTACGGCGTCCGCGCCCTGCTCGTACTGCGCACCGCGCCCTACCGCGCCCGCCTGTACGTCTGGACCCTCTTCGGGACCGCGACCACTGCCAGCATCTGGGCCAACGCCCTCCATGCCATCCGACTCAACCAACTCACTCCACCGGGCGGCGGCCTACGCCTGGGCGACGTCACCGTCGGCATCCTCTCCACCCTGGCCCCACTGGCCCTCGCTGGCGCGGTCCACCTCCACATCCTCATCACCCGGCAATCCACGACCGCACCCGGCTCCGCCTTCGAGCCTCCTGCAGACCAAGACGCCGACCAGACCACGGATCCGGATCCGGGTACCAAGGAGCAGGCTCCGGCCGGCCCGCCAGAGGAGCCGAACGCCCAGCCCGACGAACCGCGCCGGATCCGTATCGGGCGTCCACCCGAGGCCGAACTGAACGAATTGTTGGACCTGGTCCGCCCTGCCATCGAAGCGCACGGAAAGCCGACCCGTGACCTGGTCCGCTCGACCATCAGGGACGCCAACCTCGGCATCAGCGAGAAGCGCCTCACCCAGCTCATGGCCGCCTTGCGCGCGGACCAGACGACCGCCGATGGCCCTCGCCCTCACCCCGAGTGA
- a CDS encoding relaxase/mobilization nuclease domain-containing protein has product MIPRIHKMGSRTIGLIRYLYGPGTHEEHTDPHLVAAWDGLVPDPGRNPAATYEDLQRLLDQPVEALPESRRPTEHVWHLSVRAAPEDPILTDEQWGDIARRMVAATGIAPEGDTAACRWAAVRHADDHIHIIATTVREDGRRPRRHNEAQRSQTEARLIEADYCLRRLNAGDGTAAQRPTSAERHKADRNKRERTPREELRETVRRAVAGAQGEEEFFDRLASAGLLVRQRKAPSGDVLGYTVALPDDRNKNGEPVYFSGSKLAPDLSLPRMRERWTTPAKTADDSSDQDRPTLPPVTGPAFARRRATTAAWQALLVIDNGDDDGLIAGQIAAMGEVLDALAKSSAAHTRKELRDAASSFERATRSHVRAARGHDRALRQAARDLVHSGPALGRGEDGATTAMLIDMAFFLAIAAANWHGKKHHAQQAEAARQAAEHLRAAYQAAAAQPIAVLRQRGRVLPQPLQQRHAAVLRQVVPDLAEQVLAEPGWPALAATLADAHAAGHDPATLLTEATRHRELDSATSISDVLTWRLRRLAHLPADPGNIHATPARGKNRTPPSAPAQPANTAANEATRRR; this is encoded by the coding sequence ATGATCCCCCGCATCCACAAGATGGGCAGCCGCACCATCGGCCTGATCCGCTACCTCTACGGGCCCGGCACCCACGAAGAGCACACCGACCCCCACCTCGTGGCCGCCTGGGACGGTCTCGTCCCCGACCCCGGCCGCAACCCAGCCGCCACTTACGAGGACCTGCAAAGGCTCCTCGACCAGCCCGTCGAAGCCCTGCCCGAGTCGCGGCGCCCCACCGAGCACGTGTGGCACCTGTCCGTACGTGCCGCGCCCGAAGACCCGATCCTCACCGACGAGCAGTGGGGCGACATCGCCCGCCGCATGGTTGCTGCCACCGGCATAGCCCCCGAGGGCGACACCGCCGCCTGCCGTTGGGCAGCCGTCCGCCACGCCGACGACCACATCCACATCATCGCCACCACCGTCCGCGAGGACGGCCGCCGGCCCCGCCGCCACAACGAAGCCCAACGCTCCCAGACCGAAGCCCGTCTCATCGAAGCCGACTACTGCCTGCGCCGCCTCAACGCCGGTGACGGAACCGCCGCCCAACGCCCCACCAGCGCCGAACGACACAAAGCCGACCGCAACAAGCGGGAACGCACCCCCAGGGAGGAACTACGCGAGACCGTCCGCCGTGCCGTGGCCGGCGCCCAGGGCGAGGAGGAGTTCTTCGACCGCCTCGCCTCTGCCGGCCTCCTCGTACGGCAGCGGAAGGCACCGTCCGGGGATGTCCTCGGCTACACCGTCGCCCTGCCCGACGACCGCAACAAGAACGGCGAACCCGTCTACTTCTCCGGGTCGAAGCTCGCCCCGGACCTGTCCCTGCCCCGCATGCGCGAACGCTGGACCACCCCGGCAAAGACCGCCGACGACAGCAGCGACCAGGACCGTCCCACCCTGCCGCCGGTGACCGGCCCCGCGTTCGCACGACGCCGCGCCACCACTGCCGCCTGGCAGGCGCTGCTCGTCATCGACAACGGCGACGACGACGGCCTGATCGCGGGGCAGATCGCAGCCATGGGGGAGGTGCTCGACGCGCTCGCCAAGTCCTCCGCCGCGCACACCCGCAAGGAGCTGCGGGACGCGGCCTCCTCGTTCGAGCGGGCCACCCGCTCCCACGTGAGAGCCGCTCGCGGGCACGACCGCGCCCTGCGGCAGGCTGCCCGGGACCTCGTCCACAGCGGACCGGCCCTCGGCCGCGGAGAAGACGGCGCCACCACGGCCATGCTCATCGACATGGCGTTCTTCCTCGCCATCGCGGCAGCGAACTGGCACGGCAAGAAGCACCACGCCCAGCAGGCCGAAGCCGCACGCCAGGCCGCTGAGCACCTGCGCGCCGCCTACCAGGCCGCCGCAGCACAGCCCATAGCCGTACTCCGCCAGCGAGGCCGCGTCCTGCCCCAGCCCTTGCAGCAGCGGCACGCTGCCGTTCTGCGCCAGGTGGTCCCCGACCTTGCCGAACAGGTCCTGGCCGAGCCCGGCTGGCCCGCGCTGGCAGCCACCCTCGCCGACGCCCACGCCGCCGGCCACGATCCGGCCACCCTGCTCACCGAAGCCACCCGGCACCGGGAACTGGACAGCGCCACCTCGATCAGCGACGTCCTCACCTGGCGCCTGCGCCGCCTCGCCCACCTGCCCGCCGACCCCGGAAACATCCACGCCACACCCGCCCGAGGCAAGAACAGGACCCCGCCCTCGGCACCGGCGCAACCCGCGAACACGGCAGCGAACGAAGCCACTCGTCGGCGCTGA
- a CDS encoding plasmid mobilization protein — translation MRAENKRTHQPSCRMNDDEYQLLVRAASACRMSIAGFLAHSALKAARDLDRTEAEIATRREIVSELFALRRALGPIGKNLNQVATVLNSGADAPHARAVLDAVQRTAQRVEDFTQRYMATEAPTG, via the coding sequence CTGCGCGCCGAGAACAAGCGCACCCACCAGCCCAGCTGCCGCATGAACGACGACGAGTACCAGCTCCTCGTCCGCGCGGCCTCTGCCTGCCGCATGAGCATCGCCGGCTTCCTCGCCCACTCCGCTCTGAAGGCCGCACGCGATCTCGACCGCACCGAAGCCGAGATCGCCACCCGTCGGGAGATCGTCAGCGAGCTGTTCGCGCTGCGCCGGGCCCTCGGCCCGATCGGCAAGAACCTGAACCAGGTCGCCACCGTCCTGAACTCCGGCGCCGACGCCCCGCACGCCCGGGCGGTCCTCGACGCCGTCCAGCGGACCGCCCAGCGCGTGGAGGACTTCACCCAGCGCTACATGGCGACGGAAGCTCCCACCGGATGA